In the genome of Allorhizobium ampelinum S4, one region contains:
- a CDS encoding aspartate dehydrogenase domain-containing protein has translation MMAKARKVGIIGAGTIGRAILHDLMTSRLAEIDYILISNPSRHVDLRDLGPAILTDTEEALERSVDLVIEAAMPDILARVAPAALRSSDVCGFSCTALADPTTEAAIQAACQRSGHRQHVPHGAILALDGLADGRDVIDRVTVTTTKSGKSLGIDKDAEGVIFEGPTRDVCARFPRNVNVHAAIALAGIGFDNTVSRVVAAPGQEDMLHRLVVGGRGFSWDIQVSSRSLGGVTGAYTPRSAVGSIRRILAGGGLSIA, from the coding sequence ATGATGGCGAAAGCGCGCAAAGTTGGAATTATTGGCGCGGGAACGATCGGCAGGGCGATCCTCCACGATCTGATGACATCGCGCCTTGCGGAGATCGACTATATACTGATTTCCAATCCAAGCAGACATGTGGACCTGCGCGATTTGGGCCCAGCCATTCTCACCGACACGGAAGAAGCGCTGGAGCGATCTGTGGACCTTGTCATCGAGGCGGCAATGCCGGATATCCTGGCTCGTGTGGCGCCAGCTGCGCTCCGCTCCAGCGATGTCTGCGGCTTCAGTTGCACCGCGCTTGCCGACCCGACGACCGAGGCGGCGATCCAAGCTGCTTGCCAAAGGTCGGGGCATAGACAACACGTTCCCCACGGCGCGATCCTTGCGCTAGATGGACTTGCAGATGGTCGTGACGTGATCGATCGTGTGACGGTGACTACGACCAAAAGTGGCAAAAGCCTTGGGATCGACAAGGATGCAGAGGGTGTGATCTTCGAAGGTCCAACGCGCGATGTTTGTGCCCGCTTTCCCCGCAACGTGAATGTCCATGCCGCCATCGCGCTAGCTGGGATCGGTTTCGACAATACTGTCAGCCGCGTCGTAGCCGCTCCCGGGCAGGAAGACATGCTGCACCGTCTGGTAGTCGGGGGCAGGGGCTTTTCCTGGGATATCCAAGTGTCTTCCCGTTCGCTCGGCGGGGTCACCGGTGCCTACACGCCACGGTCCGCAGTGGGGTCCATTCGCCGTATTCTGGCCGGTGGCGGATTAAGCATTGCCTGA
- a CDS encoding UTRA domain-containing protein, giving the protein MAKELGLPNAAPVLLIQSTSRAESGRVFDFYRSFVRSDVVTISVDAVAQNESAGGKIE; this is encoded by the coding sequence ATCGCAAAGGAGCTCGGTCTGCCCAATGCCGCACCCGTTCTCTTGATACAATCGACGTCACGCGCAGAGAGTGGCAGGGTTTTTGATTTCTATCGCTCTTTTGTAAGAAGCGATGTTGTAACTATCTCTGTCGATGCAGTAGCGCAGAATGAAAGCGCGGGCGGGAAGATCGAATAG
- a CDS encoding pyridoxal phosphate-dependent aminotransferase — protein MTTVLEKFEKLKTEHAPGQEVRQKTPAFEELLIGEKLEGRTVDFSHGDVDAFLPTPGAFEEFSDGVHSGGKQAYTVYRGLADLREILSVRLTSFTGAPVNAADNLIITPGTQGALFLSVAATVAAGDKVAIVQPDYFANRKLVEFFEAEMLPVQLDYLGTDKAAGLDLNQLEAAFRDGARVFVFSNPNNPTGAVYSTEEIDAIAALADRYGAMVIVDQLYSRLLYEGTEYQHLRAVGGTGRDNVITIMGPSKTESLSGYRLGVAFGPSSVIERMERLQAIVSLRAAGYNQAVLQTWFSEPDGWMSERIKLHQAIRDDLLTRFRARADVAVRTPQAGSYMFAKLPRLRVSPIDFVKILRHQATVIVTPGSEFSPHTASSIRLNFSQNHAAATGAVERLVTLIERYREARP, from the coding sequence ATGACCACGGTACTCGAAAAATTTGAAAAGTTGAAGACCGAGCATGCGCCCGGGCAGGAGGTACGGCAAAAGACGCCCGCCTTCGAAGAGTTGTTGATTGGCGAAAAGCTCGAAGGTCGAACGGTTGATTTCTCCCATGGCGACGTCGATGCATTCCTTCCGACCCCTGGTGCTTTCGAAGAGTTCAGCGACGGTGTGCACAGCGGCGGCAAGCAAGCCTACACCGTGTATCGTGGGCTTGCCGATCTCCGCGAAATTCTGTCGGTGAGGCTCACGAGCTTTACCGGCGCACCGGTCAACGCTGCCGACAACCTGATCATTACCCCCGGAACGCAAGGCGCTCTTTTCCTGTCTGTCGCCGCGACTGTTGCCGCCGGCGACAAGGTTGCAATAGTCCAGCCCGACTATTTTGCAAACCGTAAGCTTGTCGAATTTTTCGAAGCGGAAATGCTGCCGGTTCAGCTCGACTATCTTGGCACTGACAAGGCTGCGGGGCTCGATCTCAACCAGTTGGAGGCAGCCTTCCGCGATGGCGCCCGCGTATTCGTGTTTTCCAATCCTAACAATCCGACCGGCGCGGTCTATTCCACGGAGGAAATCGATGCCATCGCGGCGCTTGCGGACCGGTACGGCGCAATGGTCATTGTCGATCAACTCTACTCGCGCCTTTTGTACGAAGGCACGGAATACCAGCACCTCCGCGCCGTTGGCGGAACCGGCCGCGACAACGTCATCACGATCATGGGGCCATCTAAAACCGAGTCGTTGAGTGGTTACCGTCTCGGCGTCGCCTTCGGCCCCTCATCGGTCATCGAACGAATGGAGCGGCTCCAGGCGATCGTCTCCCTTCGCGCTGCCGGATATAACCAGGCGGTCCTCCAGACTTGGTTCTCTGAACCTGATGGCTGGATGAGCGAGCGTATCAAACTTCACCAGGCTATTCGCGATGATCTCCTTACCCGTTTCAGGGCGAGAGCAGACGTCGCAGTACGCACACCACAAGCCGGAAGCTATATGTTTGCCAAACTGCCGCGGCTTCGGGTATCGCCTATCGACTTCGTCAAGATCTTGCGCCACCAGGCAACGGTGATTGTGACGCCGGGAAGCGAGTTCAGTCCCCACACCGCCTCCAGCATCAGGCTGAATTTCTCCCAGAATCATGCGGCCGCTACGGGGGCTGTCGAACGATTGGTTACGCTGATCGAGCGGTACAGAGAAGCGCGGCCCTAA
- a CDS encoding hydantoinase B/oxoprolinase family protein, with protein MLHDPITLEILSNALRSVADETFVALQKSAFSTNIKERHDHSTALFDSSGRLVMQAQKSLPLHVGAMSGTVAKVVEKYGTDIHEGDVFVANDPYAASGTHLPDICISAPIFFDGQLIGFSSSTAHHADIGGASVGGSAAGLTEIFQEGLRIPMIRLFSEGMVNQELFDLLLLNVRRSEERKGDYNAQFAAVALGVKRMQEMCRRYGGPYVAAAFDEIIARTKKRMERAIASIPQGEYAFSDIIDDDGLGNENIPVAVRIIKSADRLTVDFEGSAPQTAGNINSPWADTVATVIYVLKCVLDPHIPSNHGLFATVDVVAPKGSIVRAEFPASVTNRSTTAQRVVDIMIGALAQALPDRVVAASNGANTGIYFYGTDHRTGKPFYFFETMGGGFGARPEKDGKDAVQVHTTNTANTPVEALEREFPLFVEEYSVVENSGGAGRQRGGCGLRRIVRPLGQSCTFGGTGERFNNRPWGLFGGQPGEMGSFAISGDDGSMTRLPNKIPKVPVAPDQTVVMQTAGAGGYGDPAERTPAAVHDDLLDGLFSRAYLEKHYPAQIKSAE; from the coding sequence GTGCTTCACGACCCGATCACGCTGGAAATCCTCTCGAACGCGTTGCGCTCGGTGGCGGACGAGACCTTTGTCGCCCTGCAGAAGAGTGCGTTTTCCACGAATATCAAAGAGCGCCACGACCATTCTACCGCCTTGTTCGACAGTAGCGGCCGCCTCGTCATGCAAGCCCAGAAATCCCTGCCGCTCCATGTGGGTGCGATGTCCGGCACGGTGGCCAAGGTCGTCGAGAAATATGGCACCGACATCCACGAGGGCGATGTTTTCGTCGCAAACGATCCCTACGCCGCATCCGGCACCCATTTGCCCGACATCTGCATATCCGCGCCCATCTTTTTCGACGGGCAACTGATCGGTTTCAGCAGTTCGACCGCACATCACGCCGATATCGGCGGCGCGAGTGTTGGTGGGTCGGCCGCCGGGTTGACCGAGATCTTTCAGGAGGGCTTGCGGATTCCAATGATCCGCCTTTTCTCGGAAGGGATGGTGAACCAGGAGCTGTTCGACCTCCTGCTGTTGAACGTGCGGCGGTCGGAAGAGCGCAAGGGCGACTATAATGCTCAGTTTGCGGCGGTAGCACTCGGCGTCAAGCGCATGCAGGAGATGTGCCGCCGTTATGGTGGGCCTTACGTTGCTGCTGCCTTCGATGAGATCATCGCCCGGACCAAAAAGCGGATGGAGAGGGCGATCGCGAGCATTCCGCAAGGCGAATATGCCTTTTCTGACATTATCGATGACGACGGGCTGGGGAATGAGAACATCCCCGTTGCAGTCCGGATCATCAAAAGCGCGGATCGCCTCACCGTCGATTTCGAGGGATCTGCCCCCCAGACCGCAGGAAATATCAACTCCCCCTGGGCGGATACTGTCGCAACCGTCATCTATGTATTGAAGTGTGTCCTGGACCCGCACATCCCCAGCAATCATGGCCTGTTTGCAACGGTCGACGTCGTAGCGCCAAAGGGGTCAATCGTCAGGGCGGAGTTTCCGGCCTCCGTGACAAATCGCTCTACGACTGCACAGCGTGTGGTGGATATCATGATCGGAGCCCTGGCTCAGGCACTGCCCGACCGGGTGGTCGCCGCCTCAAACGGTGCCAATACCGGTATCTATTTTTACGGTACCGACCATCGCACCGGCAAGCCGTTTTACTTTTTCGAAACGATGGGAGGCGGCTTCGGCGCTCGCCCGGAAAAGGACGGAAAGGACGCTGTCCAAGTTCACACTACCAATACCGCCAATACGCCCGTCGAAGCGCTCGAAAGAGAATTTCCGCTGTTTGTCGAGGAGTATTCGGTGGTGGAGAATTCCGGTGGCGCAGGTCGTCAGCGCGGCGGCTGTGGGCTGCGTCGCATCGTCAGGCCGCTTGGTCAATCCTGCACATTCGGGGGGACTGGCGAGCGCTTTAATAACCGCCCATGGGGTTTGTTTGGTGGTCAGCCCGGGGAGATGGGCAGCTTCGCGATCTCGGGCGACGATGGAAGCATGACGCGCCTGCCGAACAAGATCCCCAAAGTGCCTGTGGCACCCGACCAGACCGTCGTCATGCAAACGGCTGGCGCCGGCGGATATGGCGATCCCGCCGAGCGTACGCCCGCCGCGGTCCATGACGATCTTCTCGATGGGCTTTTCTCCCGTGCGTATCTCGAAAAACATTACCCCGCACAGATCAAGAGCGCCGAGTAA
- a CDS encoding hydantoinase/oxoprolinase family protein, with translation MNWIIGVDVGGTFTDFFAFNAMSGENRYWKRPSTPDDPAKAIIDGLGELSRAHGIDLKDVSRLCHGSTVATNALIQRRGAPVALVTTKGFRDVLEIGRQTRPAIFDFHLDQPAPLVPRRHRFEINERIMADGSVRKPVDASDLSAVIDAIRAEKLPAVAVCLLFSYIRPEHEKEVGEAIRAALPDVAISLSSEVQPEFREFERFTTTVVNAYLQPRLDVYITTLIETLGKAVPNAKVGINQSSGGLMSLATARAFPARMALSGPAAGIVGAIEIAKEAGRSEVITLDIGGTSADVALIRDNVAELSSGRDVDGFPIRLPMIDIATVGAGGGSIAWFDTDGLFKVGPQSAGAVPGPACYRRGGTLPTVSDANLVLGRLPSTLIDGEMTLSRELAEKALKSVADPMGKSIEATALGILEIMTGNMVRAIRTMSVERGHDPRDFALMPFGGAGALHARDVAVALGIGEIIVPLAPGIVCAQGLTDAKLQESFVVSSLIVCEDDARDTITATVQGLLQACDDWFEREQIEASHRSIDISVDARFRGQNYELNIILGQSRTGAPPDIVSMDELRERFFAAHHRAYGFADRQGSVEIVNVRATAHAPLGVARSPMQVIASERRPQAKQFREVCFGVAKTVKTPAFRRDELEPGDLIEGPAVIDQMDATTVIFPGDIAHVDTFRNILIEVSQYV, from the coding sequence TTGAACTGGATTATCGGTGTCGATGTCGGCGGCACGTTCACGGATTTCTTTGCCTTCAACGCTATGAGCGGTGAGAACCGCTACTGGAAGCGCCCTTCCACGCCCGATGATCCGGCAAAGGCGATCATCGACGGACTTGGCGAACTGAGCCGGGCCCACGGCATTGATCTTAAGGACGTCTCGCGACTTTGCCATGGCAGTACCGTTGCAACAAACGCACTTATTCAACGGCGAGGAGCCCCGGTTGCGCTCGTCACGACGAAGGGCTTCCGCGATGTTCTGGAAATCGGGCGGCAGACAAGGCCGGCCATTTTCGACTTCCATCTCGACCAGCCGGCGCCCCTCGTTCCCCGGCGCCATCGTTTCGAAATCAACGAGCGCATCATGGCAGACGGAAGCGTGCGCAAACCCGTTGATGCCAGCGATCTAAGCGCGGTCATCGACGCAATTCGCGCCGAAAAGCTTCCTGCCGTCGCCGTGTGTTTGCTCTTCTCCTACATCAGGCCCGAACATGAAAAAGAGGTCGGAGAGGCAATCCGTGCAGCGCTCCCGGATGTTGCGATATCGCTGTCGAGCGAGGTTCAGCCGGAGTTTCGTGAATTCGAGCGGTTCACCACGACTGTCGTCAATGCCTATCTTCAGCCTCGCCTTGATGTCTACATCACGACCCTGATCGAAACACTGGGCAAAGCCGTCCCCAACGCCAAGGTTGGTATCAACCAGTCCAGCGGCGGATTGATGTCGCTGGCAACAGCGCGCGCGTTTCCGGCGCGGATGGCTTTGTCGGGGCCTGCAGCCGGCATCGTCGGTGCGATCGAGATCGCAAAGGAAGCCGGGCGCTCCGAGGTGATTACGCTCGACATCGGCGGCACAAGCGCTGACGTGGCGCTTATTCGCGACAATGTCGCTGAACTCTCCAGTGGGCGAGACGTCGATGGTTTTCCGATCCGGTTGCCGATGATCGATATTGCAACGGTCGGCGCGGGCGGCGGCTCGATCGCGTGGTTCGATACCGACGGCCTGTTTAAGGTCGGCCCGCAAAGCGCCGGCGCTGTACCCGGTCCCGCCTGCTATCGACGTGGCGGGACCCTGCCGACGGTATCAGATGCCAATCTAGTGCTTGGCCGCCTGCCGTCGACCCTGATCGATGGTGAGATGACGCTCAGCCGCGAACTCGCTGAGAAGGCCCTGAAGTCGGTTGCCGACCCCATGGGCAAGTCGATTGAGGCCACCGCTCTGGGCATTCTCGAAATCATGACTGGCAACATGGTCCGCGCAATCCGCACGATGTCGGTTGAACGTGGCCACGATCCGCGGGATTTCGCGTTGATGCCCTTTGGCGGAGCCGGGGCACTTCACGCCCGCGATGTGGCTGTTGCGCTCGGTATCGGTGAAATTATCGTTCCGCTAGCACCAGGTATTGTCTGCGCCCAAGGGTTGACCGACGCCAAACTTCAGGAGAGCTTTGTCGTGAGCAGCCTGATCGTCTGCGAGGATGATGCCCGCGATACAATCACCGCCACTGTGCAGGGATTGCTCCAAGCCTGCGACGACTGGTTTGAACGCGAGCAGATCGAGGCATCGCATCGAAGCATTGATATCAGCGTCGACGCCCGCTTTCGTGGTCAGAACTATGAACTGAATATCATACTCGGTCAGTCACGTACTGGCGCGCCGCCCGACATCGTCTCCATGGATGAGCTCAGGGAGCGTTTCTTCGCAGCACATCACCGAGCGTATGGGTTTGCAGATCGCCAAGGCTCCGTCGAAATCGTCAACGTCCGGGCCACCGCACACGCCCCTCTGGGCGTGGCAAGATCGCCGATGCAGGTAATTGCCTCCGAACGCCGCCCTCAGGCAAAGCAGTTCCGCGAGGTATGTTTCGGTGTCGCCAAAACAGTGAAGACGCCTGCCTTCCGACGCGATGAGCTTGAGCCCGGAGACCTGATCGAAGGGCCAGCAGTTATCGACCAGATGGATGCCACCACGGTTATTTTCCCGGGCGATATTGCCCATGTCGACACTTTCCGCAATATCCTCATCGAGGTTTCCCAATATGTCTGA
- a CDS encoding 2-phospho-L-lactate transferase CofD family protein: MPSPNPRALEAIEKADLVVFGPGSFYTSILPHLCVEGLAQVLARISAPTVLVTNILQCRETLGCHLEDLLAAFAQHWPQSRRCPKVLANCSISSDAVDGAVFPYLVSQTADECGFGFEVRTSVLESQSQPGQHCGGRVAAELLAIVAKDRALAR; the protein is encoded by the coding sequence TTGCCGTCACCTAATCCCCGAGCACTTGAAGCCATTGAGAAAGCTGACCTTGTTGTGTTCGGCCCCGGCAGCTTCTACACCAGCATCCTCCCTCATCTTTGTGTGGAGGGTCTGGCCCAGGTCCTGGCCAGGATCAGCGCTCCTACTGTACTTGTAACCAACATTCTGCAGTGCCGAGAAACATTGGGATGTCACCTTGAAGACCTTCTCGCCGCTTTCGCACAGCACTGGCCGCAGTCTCGGCGGTGCCCGAAAGTCCTCGCCAATTGTTCAATTTCGAGCGACGCTGTGGACGGTGCCGTATTTCCCTACTTGGTGAGCCAAACCGCAGATGAATGTGGATTTGGATTTGAGGTTCGAACCAGTGTACTCGAAAGCCAGTCACAGCCAGGGCAGCATTGTGGCGGTCGTGTTGCCGCCGAACTGCTTGCCATCGTTGCAAAAGATCGAGCATTGGCGCGATGA
- a CDS encoding 2-phospho-L-lactate transferase CofD family protein, which produces MRIVLFSGGSACRTINIALCRRGCHVTRLVPAWDSGGSSKPIRDRLGIMSVGDLRRALTTMAIGEGRKSALVTLLEARVPPGLSRSGAWRTFQSYLRQSLVLFKQISPSDGQEIANCLQHFASAAGADFDYRNGSIGNFVLAGACVASDDKINDAVSSVRKMLNVEGDVWPSSDDDDLSLNATLKNGKRVLSEHAITSLSDNDSDVGIQKYG; this is translated from the coding sequence ATGCGGATCGTCTTGTTCTCCGGCGGAAGCGCCTGCCGTACAATCAATATTGCGCTTTGCCGTAGGGGGTGCCATGTGACCCGCCTCGTTCCGGCGTGGGACAGTGGAGGAAGTTCGAAGCCCATTCGTGATCGGTTGGGAATAATGTCGGTGGGCGATCTGCGCCGAGCCTTAACAACCATGGCGATCGGCGAAGGACGGAAGTCCGCCCTAGTCACTCTCCTCGAAGCCCGCGTCCCGCCAGGCCTATCGCGAAGCGGAGCGTGGCGAACGTTCCAGTCATACCTGCGTCAGTCCCTCGTTCTGTTTAAGCAAATCTCTCCGTCCGATGGGCAGGAAATCGCGAATTGCTTGCAGCATTTTGCTTCGGCGGCTGGGGCAGATTTCGACTATCGCAATGGCAGCATCGGCAATTTCGTTCTCGCAGGCGCTTGCGTTGCTTCGGACGACAAAATCAATGACGCTGTTTCTTCCGTGCGGAAGATGTTGAATGTCGAAGGTGATGTTTGGCCGTCATCTGACGATGATGATCTCTCTCTTAACGCGACGTTGAAGAACGGAAAGCGTGTATTGTCAGAACACGCCATAACCAGCCTTTCCGACAATGATTCTGACGTTGGAATCCAAAAATACGGCTGA
- a CDS encoding threonine ammonia-lyase has product MSTTIDIEAAARRINENALRTPLLNSPLMDDVAGRRILVKAECLQKTGSFKFRGAWSAISALPNDIRDRGVIAYSSGNHAQGVALAARMHAIPAVIVMPADAPKMKVDNTRAYGAEVVLYDRRTEDRDAIGVDIARARDLTLIRPYDEPNVIAGQGTIGLELVEQLKALGVADTQILVPCGGGGLTSGTALALEASGTGWTVRPCEPECYDDTTRSLAQGSVVANPGYAPTICDAIMTPQPGNVTFPIMHRLCGPGLVVSDDEVRRAIRLAFNHLKIVVEPGGAIALAAALSRQNRIDTDTITVIASGGNVDPHVFASMLSM; this is encoded by the coding sequence ATGAGCACAACGATCGATATCGAGGCCGCAGCGCGCCGCATAAACGAAAATGCGCTCCGAACGCCGCTTCTGAATTCCCCGCTGATGGACGACGTTGCCGGGCGGCGCATCCTTGTCAAAGCCGAATGCCTGCAGAAAACTGGATCTTTCAAGTTTCGCGGGGCCTGGTCGGCAATCTCCGCTCTTCCCAATGATATTCGCGACCGCGGGGTTATTGCATATTCGTCCGGCAATCACGCACAAGGCGTAGCACTCGCCGCCCGCATGCACGCCATACCTGCTGTGATCGTCATGCCAGCCGATGCCCCGAAGATGAAGGTCGATAACACGCGTGCCTATGGCGCCGAAGTCGTTCTCTATGACCGGCGGACGGAAGATCGCGACGCGATCGGCGTGGACATTGCCCGAGCCAGAGACCTGACACTCATACGCCCTTACGACGAGCCTAACGTGATCGCAGGGCAAGGCACGATCGGGCTCGAACTTGTCGAGCAGTTGAAGGCACTCGGTGTCGCCGACACGCAAATTCTCGTACCGTGCGGCGGTGGTGGGCTGACCTCGGGAACTGCGCTTGCGCTCGAAGCCTCAGGCACTGGGTGGACCGTGCGCCCCTGTGAGCCTGAATGTTACGACGACACGACCCGCTCGCTGGCGCAAGGGTCGGTCGTTGCCAATCCTGGGTATGCACCCACAATCTGTGATGCGATCATGACGCCGCAGCCCGGCAATGTCACCTTTCCAATTATGCACAGATTGTGCGGACCCGGTCTGGTTGTTTCCGACGACGAGGTTCGCAGGGCCATACGGCTAGCCTTCAACCATCTGAAGATCGTAGTCGAACCGGGTGGTGCGATCGCGCTCGCTGCAGCGCTTTCCCGCCAGAACAGAATCGACACGGATACGATTACCGTCATCGCTTCAGGCGGGAACGTTGATCCTCATGTCTTTGCGTCGATGTTATCGATGTAA